In Phycodurus eques isolate BA_2022a chromosome 23, UOR_Pequ_1.1, whole genome shotgun sequence, a genomic segment contains:
- the nat8l gene encoding N-acetylaspartate synthetase, translating into MHCSSPKMVCETKIVADEHDAIPGSKKEPMMWSASGASSASGEAKDVRRDAVFIREFERGDQEEVRRIFYEGIMERIPNTAFRGLGQQPQTQFLYALLTVMCFFMTKSLTLACCAPLALMGARYYYSGKVIHSYLDHALHTDMADIEAYYMKPAGSCFWVAVLDGRVVGIVAAQGREDDNAVELRRMSVDSRYRGKGIAKALGRRVLEFAVRNNYAAVVLGTTAVKMAAHKLYESLGFRRTGQSEDYRLPGMSRSAAERLFFQIRYSRYRLQLREE; encoded by the exons ATGCATTGTTCGTCTCCCAAAATGGTTTGCGAGACTAAAATAGTTGCGGACGAACACGATGCTATACCCGGGAGCAAAAAGGAGCCCATGATGTGGAGCGCCAGCGGCGCCTCGTCCGCGTCCGGCGAGGCCAAGGACGTGAGGCGGGACGCGGTGTTCATCCGCGAGTTCGAGCGCGGCGACCAGGAGGAGGTGCGGCGCATCTTTTACGAAGGGATCATGGAGAGGATACCCAACACGGCGTTTCGGGGACTCGGTCAGCAACCCCAAACCCAGTTTTTGTACGCGCTTCTCACAG TGATGTGCTTTTTCATGACCAAATCCCTGACGCTGGCCTGCTGCGCGCCGCTCGCGCTCATGGGCGCACGTTATTACTACAGCGGGAAAGTCATCCACAGTTACCTGGACCACGCCTTGCACACGGACATGGCGGACATAGAGGCGTATTACATGAAGCCCGCAG GCTCCTGTTTCTGGGTGGCAGTGCTGGACGGACGCGTTGTGGGCATCGTGGCGGCGCAAGGCCGCGAGGATGACAATGCAGTGGAGTTGCGGCGCATGTCGGTGGATTCTCGCTACCGCGGCAAAGGCATCGCCAAGGCCCTGGGTCGACGTGTTCTAGAGTTTGCCGTGCGCAACAACTACGCGGCGGTTGTCCTGGGCACCACGGCGGTCAAGATGGCCGCACACAAGCTGTACGAGTCGCTGGGTTTCCGGCGAACTGGCCAGAGCGAGGACTACAGGCTTCCCGGGATGAGCCGCTCGGCGGCGGAGAGGCTGTTCTTCCAGATCCGGTACAGCCGGTACCGCCTCCAGCTCCGTGAGGAGTGA
- the nicol1 gene encoding neuropeptide-like protein C4orf48 homolog produces MASGGMMQAAMLLLAAQLVLCRGGAADVDRETGTVIPAESRPCVDCHAFEFMQRALQDLKKTAVSLDARTETLVLRAETRALCDCMPSSLR; encoded by the exons ATGGCATCCGGAGGTATGATGCAGGCAGCGATGCTCCTGCTGGCGGCCCAGCTCGTCCTGTGCCGCGGCGGTGCTGCAGATGTGGACCGGGAGACAGGGACGGTCATCCCCGCAGAAA GTCGCCCATGCGTCGACTGCCATGCGTTTGAGTTCATGCAACGGGCCCTGCAGGACCTCAAAAAAACTGCTGTCAGCCTCGACGCCAGG ACGGAGACGCTGGTGCTGAGGGCGGAGACGAGGGCTCTTTGCGACTGCATGCCCAGCTCGCTGCGCTGA
- the nelfa gene encoding negative elongation factor A produces the protein MASMKDSDTGLWLHNKLGSTDELWTPSSIASLLTVSVIDNIRLCFSSLSPPVKLKLLLGMLHLPRRTVDEMKEALSEIIQLATVDSEPWVLMVADILKSFPETGSLNLDLEEQNPNVQDILGELREKVGECEASAMLPLECQYLNKSALTTLVGPLTPPVKHFQLKRKPKSATLRAELLQKSTETAQQLKKTAGVPFHAKGRGLVKKIDTTTPLKGIPKAPFRSPTAPSMFSPPSNRTPIAPARTPLRKERGVKLLDIKELNMVGAGREAKRRRKTLDTEADEKAAKEEAVVENTTPDYAAGLVSAQKLGALNETPLPSTSYLPATPSMVPSSSYIPSSEAQPANAGGSGWDTLQSARQPEESATAGAGAPAATLPGQYKQRTPMYNASTTANPTTPTSPSTPASTPASNGPPAAATAGQPETPAQPPSTPQTPTPTPTPTPPQPQPKKNLSLTRDQMYAAQEMFKTANKVTRPEKALILGFMAGSRENPCPEQGDIIQIKLSEHTEVLPKADGTGSTTMLVDTVFEMNYSTGQWTRLKKYKPITNTS, from the exons ATGGCGTCGATGAAGGACAGCGACACTGGCCTGTGGCTTCACAACAAACTGGGCTCCACGGACGAGTTGTGGACGCCGTCGAGCATCGCGTCGCTCCTCACCGTGTCCGTCATCGACAACATACGCCTGTGCTTCTCGAGCTTGTCGCCGCCCGTCAAGCTCAAGTTGCTCCTTGGGATGCTGCATCTCCCCCGGCGGACCGTGGACGAG ATGAAGGAGGCCCTCTCCGAGATAATCCAGCTGGCCACAGTGGACTCTGAGCCTTGGGTGTTGATGGTCGCAGACATCCTCAAGTCTTTTCCAGAGACGGGGTCCCTCAATCTAGACTTGGAGGAGCAGAATCCAAACGTGCAGGACATCCTTGGCGAGCTCAGGGAGAAAG TGGGGGAGTGCGAGGCGTCGGCCATGCTTCCTTTGGAGTGCCAGTACCTGAACAAGAGCGCGTTGACCACACTGGTGGGACCCCTCACGCCTCCCGTGAAACATTTCCAGCTGAAGAGGAAGCCCAAGAGTGCCACCCTCAGAGCTGAGCTGTTGCAGAAAT CCACAGAGACTGCACAGCAACTGAAGAAGACTGCCGGAGTGCCTTTTCATGCCAAAGGGAGAGGTTTAGTCAAAAAGATTGACACAACCA cGCCTCTCAAAGGGATTCCCAAGGCCCCGTTTCGCAGCCCCACAGCCCCAAGTATGTTCAGCCCCCCCAGCAACCGAACACCCATTGCACCAGCACGCACACCCCTGCGGAAGGAACGTGGGGTCAAG CTGTTGGATATCAAGGAGCTGAACATGGTCGGAGCCGGGAGAGAAGCAAAAAGGCGGCGAAAAACCTTGG ACACGGAAGCGGACGAGAAAGCAGCCAAAGAAGAAGCAGTGGTCGAAAACACCACACCGGATTATGCCGCGGGCCTCGTCTCTGCACAG aAACTCGGGGCGCTGAACGAGACCCCGCTGCCGTCAACCAGCTACCTACCGGCAACGCCCAGCATGGTTCCTTCCTCCTCCTACATTCCCAGCTCCGAGGCTCAGCCAG CAAACGCGGGCGGGTCCGGCTGGGACACGCTGCAGTCGGCTCGCCAACCGGAGGAGTCGGCGACGGCGGGCGCAGGCGCCCCCGCCGCCACGCTCCCGGGCCAGTACAAGCAGAGGACGCCGATGTACAACGCGAGCACCACGGCGAACCCGACGACGCCGACGtcccccagcacgcccgcctcCACTCCCGCCAGCAACGGGCCACCGGCGGCCGCCACAGCCGGCCAGCCCGAGACACCCGCTCAGCCCCCCAGCACGCCTCAGACCCCTACACCGACACCCACCCCCACGCCGCCACAACCTCAGCCCAAAAAGAATCTCTCACTGACG AGGGACCAGATGTATGCAGCTCAGGAGATGTTCAAGACGGCCAACAAGGTCACCAGACCAGAGAAGGCCCTCATCTTGGGCTTTATGGCAGGATCCAGAG AGAACCCGTGCCCGGAGCAGGGTGACATCATCCAGATCAAGCTGAGCGAGCACACCGAGGTGTTGCCCAAAGCGGACGGCACTGGCAGCACCACCATGTTGGTGGACACGGTCTTCGAAATGAACTACTCGACGGGTCAGTGGACTCGCCTGAAAAAGTACAAGCCCATCACCAACACCTCGTGA
- the faah2b gene encoding fatty-acid amide hydrolase 2-B, whose amino-acid sequence MAPSGMERLQKLIYDAFVAICFAIYRFVFARPTENKRKIPPVSNPLLAVSATQLAGRIRRREVSSEEVVQAYIDRIQQVNPLVNAVVKDRFSAALQEAAQVDKLIDEEPGGEEVLADRLPFLGVPLSVKESFGLQGMPHTSGIVSRRRVVASVDAPPVALLKRAGAIPLDVTNTSEACMWAESHNHLYGITSNPYDLERMPGGSSGGEGSLLAAAGAVIGLGSDIGGSIRMPCFFNGVFGHKTTPGVVSNENQYPPCTGRHDEYTSTGPMCRYAEDLLPMLKIMAGPKAHMLSLNEKVELKKLRFFTVPDDGGSPLTSPVSEELRRIQRKVAERLEADLGVSIQEARFPELRYSFRIWDAYMGLPDKEGKPPVSFAVELGEPGRPVWPVWEALKSMLGKSDHTVAAISVALLEKRPASTSIFLVGLKEKLQKDVDELLGPDGVLFYPSHPRVAPKHHHALFRPLDFAYTGIFNILGLPVTQCPLGLNEEGLPLGVQVVSGKLQDRLPLAVALYLEKAFGGWREPPANVHKMKMV is encoded by the exons ATGGCTCCAAGTGGGATGGAACGGCTCCAGAAATTGATCTACGACGCATTCGTGGCCATCTGTTTCGCCATATATCGCTTCGTGTTTGCCCGACCCACCGAGAATAAGAGAAAGATCCCGCCGGTCAGCAACCCGCTCCTGGCCGTGTCAGCTACCCAACTTGCCGGGAGGATCCGGCGACGAGAG gtttcCAGCGAGGAGGTGGTGCAGGCTTACATTGACCGGATTCAGCAAGTCAACCCTTTGGTGAACGCAGTGGTCAAAGACAG GTTTTCTGCCGCGCTCCAAGAAGCGGCCCAGGTCGATAAACTGATTGATGAGGAACCAGGTGGTGAGGAGGTGCTGGCGGATCGGCTGCCTTTCCTCGGCGTACCTCTCTCGGTCAAAGAGTCCTTCGGCCTCCAGG GCATGCCGCACACCTCCGGCATCGTGTCCAGGCGAAGAGTGGTGGCGTCGGTCGACGCGCCGCCCGTGGCCCTGCTCAAGAGGGCGGGTGCCATCCCGCTGGATGTCACTAACACCAGCGAGGCCTGCATGTGGGCAGAGTCGCACAACCACCTTTACGGCATCACCAGCAACCCGTATGACCTGGAGAGGATGCCGGGAGGGAGCTCGG GGGGTGAGGGCAGCTTGCTGGCCGCGGCCGGCGCGGTTATCGGCCTCGGCTCGGACATCGGCGGCAGCATCCGCATGCCTTGCTTCTTTAATGGAGTATTTGGCCATAAAACCACCCCTG GTGTGGTGTCCAACGAGAACCAGTACCCCCCGTGCACCGGCAGACACGATGAGTACACCAGCACGGGGCCCATGTGCCGCTACGCAGAGGACCTGCTGCCCATGCTGAAAATCATGGCAGGACCAAAGGCGCATAT GTTGTCCCTGAACGAGAAGGTGGAGCTCAAGAAGCTCCGATTCTTCACCGTCCCGGACGACGGCGGTTCTCCTCTCACGTCTCCGGTCAGCGAAGAACTCAGACGAATCCAGAGGAAG GTGGCGGAGCGTCTGGAAGCGGATCTCGGGGTGTCGATCCAAGAGGCGCGCTTCCCCGAGCTCCGCTACAGCTTCCGGATCTGGGACGCCTACATGGGTCTCCCGGACAAAGAGGGCAAG CCTCCGGTTTCTTTCGCCGTGGAGTTGGGAGAGCCGGGCCGGCCCGTGTGGCCCGTTTGGGAGGCGCTGAAAAGCATGCTGGGAAAATCTGATCATACCGTCGCTGCCATTA GTGTGGCCCTTTTAGAGAAGAGGCCAGCGTCCACATCCATCTTCCTTGTCGGCTTGAAGGAGAAGCTGCAGAAGGACGTGGACGAGCTGCTGGGGCCCGACGGGGTGCTTTTTTACCCGTCGCATCCCAGGGTGGCCCCTAAACACCACCACGCGCTTTTTAGACCCCTTGACTTCGCCTACACTG GAATCTTCAATATTCTGGGTCTGCCCGTGACCCAGTGCCCTTTGGGGCTGAACGAGGAGGGTCTGCCCTTGGGCGTGCAGGTGGTGAGCGGGAAACTGCAAGATCGGCTGCCCCTGGCTGTGGCTCTCTACCTGGAGAAGGCCTTCGGAGGCTGGAGGGAGCCTCCAGCTAATGTCCACAAGATGAAGATGGTGTAG
- the tesk1b gene encoding dual specificity testis-specific protein kinase 1 translates to MERVEPESEAEPPMHSVHGANRTRPSSYRALRSAVSSLARLDDFACEKIGAGFFSEVFKVQHHVSGQVMALKMNILASNRANMLREVQLMNRLSHPNILRFIGVCVHEGQLHALTEYINGGNLEQLLDGDVYLSWSARLALALDIARGLRYLHAKGIFHRDLTSKNCLVRWEGGVCSAVVGDFGLAEKIPDYSEEADQEPLAVVGSPYWMAPEVLRGELYNEKVDVFAYGIILCEVIARIQADPDILPRTEDFGLHVEAFTQMVGDCPANFLNLAIVCCNMRAEQRPSFSQIAADLERTGRQEDEPAVGERPPAAGPPWRRSPGPPSDPRLSRSKSDMLRLAAEPSPPPTRVNPFSCRDDLKGGKIKLYDTPSKSVISLTFALPPPPDSHRGERPPGQLRRCHSLPCTLPPYLPPHLCDCEMHGGGDSGLPLSLEPLSLDQEKGEAVPMDCTSSPDTLDGSSSSSYSKLSSPPTHASTPSQPSSGPFANGWLPHLDNSKVVLRGPMGWSAAPAGINNNGCRSPPSEPDAQSLDQDEVLTCPGCCLAGLRFSSVCLRMPHRNAYKNLNGDHAASRGLLSPKSLPPSPTPAAARMGPQ, encoded by the exons ATGGAGAGGGTGGAGCCAGAGAGCGAGGCGGAGCCGCCCATGCACAGCGTGCACGGCGCCAACCGGACTCGGCCGTCCTCCTACCGAGCCCTGCGGAGCGCCGTGTCCAGCCTGGCCCGCTTGGACGACTTCGCCTGCGAGAAGATCGGCGCCGGGTTCTTCTCTGAGGTGTTCAAG GTGCAGCATCACGTGTCGGGCCAGGTGATGGCGCTCAAGATGAACATCCTGGCCAGTAACCGAGCCAACATGCTCAGGGAGGTCCAGCTCATGAACAGACTGTCGCACCCGAACATCCTCAG GTTTATTGGCGTGTGCGTCCATGAGGGGCAACTCCACGCGCTCACTGAG TACATCAACGGCGGCAACCTGGAGCAGCTGCTGGACGGCGACGTGTACCTGTCGTGGAGCGCGCGGCTCGCCCTGGCGCTGGACATCGCCCGCGGCCTGCGCTACCTGCACGCCAAGGGCATCTTCCACCGCGACCTCACCTCCAAG AACTGCCTGGTGCGCTGGGAAGGTGGCGTGTGCTCCGCCGTGGTGGGAGACTTTGGTTTGGCGGAGAAAATACCGGATTACAG TGAAGAAGCGGACCAGGAACCTTTGGCCGTGGTGGGCTCCCCCTACTGGATGGCTCCGGAGGTGCTCCGTGGCGAGCTGTACAACGAAAAG GTGGACGTGTTCGCGTACGGCATAATCCTGTGTGAAGTCATTGCAAGGATACAGGCGGACCCTGACATTTTACCACGCACCGAG GACTTTGGTCTGCATGTGGAGGCCTTCACGCAGATGGTCGGCGACTGCCCGGCAAACTTCCTGAATCTGGCCATCGTCTGCTGTAAT ATGAGAGCCGAGCAGCGTCCGTCCTTCTCCCAGATCGCCGCCGACCTCGAGCGGACGGGACGGCAAGAAGACGAGCCGGCGGTCGGGGAGCGGCCCCCGGCTGCCGGACCCCCTTGGAGGCGTTCCCCGGGCCCGCCGTCGGACCCCCGGCTCTCTCGCAGCAAATCGGACATGCTGCGCCTCGCCGCcgagccctcgccgccgcccaCGCGGGTCAACCCCTTCTCGTGCCGCGACGACCTCAAAGGAGGCAAGATCAAACTGTACGACACCCCCAGCAAGTCGGTCATCTCTCTCACTTTCGCGTTGCCCCCGCCGCCCGACTCCCACCGGGGCGAGCGGCCACCCGGGCAGCTTCGGCGCTGCCACTCGCTTCCGTGCACACTGCCCCCCTACCTGCCGCCCCACCTGTGTGACTGCGAGATGCACGGTGGGGGCGACTCGGGGCTCCCCCTGTCTCTCGAACCCCTCTCTCTTGACCAAGAGAAGGGTGAGGCCGTGCCTATGGACTGCACCAGCTCCCCAGATACTCTCGACGGCTCCTCTTCATCGTCTTACTCCAAGCTATCTTCCCCTCCGACCCATGCCTCCACCCCCTCGCAACCCTCCTCGGGGCCCTTCGCTAATGGGTGGCTGCCTCATTTGGACAACAGCAAAGTGGTCCTGAGGGGACCTATGGGCTGGAGCGCCGCCCCCGCAGGCATCAACAACAACGGTTGCCGCTCGCCTCCCAGCGAGCCCGACGCCCAATCCCTGGACCAGGACGAGGTCCTCACTTGTCCGGGGTGCTGCCTGGCGGGCCTCCGCTTCTCTTCGGTGTGTCTCCGGATGCCGCACAGGAACGCGTACAAAAACCTGAACGGGGACCACGCTGCCTCACGTGGGCTGCTGAGTCCCAAAAGCCTGCCGCCCTCTCCTACGCCGGCCGCCGCCCGCATGGGGCCCCAATAA